From the genome of Geoglobus ahangari, one region includes:
- a CDS encoding alpha/beta hydrolase: MEVIRRVFESKDGLEVPAFHVSAGKERAVLVVHGYSSSKSEWLGFSYELAEKGADVFAIDLRGHGDNPNPLDENVLADVEGAIEVLREEYGKVYAVGHSLGALLSLSSSADFVYAISPPLSAKLPPEPVFMLRLNSCRVREKDDGVLFRILEKYTPPERNGNAVVFYGKGESKGIQMGIKAWAEGRNVRVVEVGENQATLPEIEVDAEKLKNYLPNFTSHLSVVAARKIVEEIRF, from the coding sequence ATGGAGGTTATCAGAAGGGTTTTTGAGAGTAAAGACGGTCTGGAGGTTCCGGCCTTCCACGTTTCTGCTGGGAAAGAAAGGGCTGTGCTCGTTGTCCACGGATATTCTTCCTCAAAATCCGAGTGGCTCGGCTTTTCTTACGAACTTGCGGAAAAGGGGGCTGATGTCTTCGCCATCGACCTTAGAGGCCACGGCGACAACCCGAACCCTCTGGACGAGAACGTCCTCGCCGACGTTGAAGGAGCTATTGAGGTGCTTAGGGAAGAGTACGGGAAGGTTTATGCGGTCGGACACTCCCTCGGAGCATTGCTCAGTCTCAGCAGCTCCGCTGACTTTGTGTATGCGATCTCCCCACCTCTGTCAGCCAAGCTCCCTCCCGAGCCTGTGTTCATGCTCAGGCTGAACTCCTGCAGGGTGAGGGAGAAGGATGATGGTGTGCTGTTCAGGATCCTCGAGAAGTACACGCCTCCAGAGAGGAATGGGAATGCCGTGGTTTTCTATGGCAAGGGAGAGTCCAAGGGGATTCAGATGGGCATAAAAGCATGGGCTGAGGGCAGAAACGTAAGAGTTGTGGAGGTGGGCGAGAATCAGGCCACACTGCCAGAAATCGAGGTGGACGCGGAAAAGCTGAAGAACTACCTGCCCAACTTCACAAGCCACCTGTCTGTAGTTGCGGCAAGAAAAATAGTGGAGGAAATCAGATTTTGA
- a CDS encoding formylmethanofuran dehydrogenase subunit C has product MLILKPKFEFEVSVEAELTPDLAEKGLEEIRSFKVWYGKLEKSLEELFEIEMQGDEKKLVLDGDFSKVKWIGAGMSEGEIVVKGNVGANCGAYMKGGRIVIEGNADDWLGAEMKDGEIVVKGNAKNLIGCAYYGDVTGMQGGGITIEGNAGNYIGEKMAGGVIEIKGSAGDFIGTEMKGGEIVIHGDCGFVGGDMKGGIIKIGGNFDLLPTFRKAEDGWVGDVLVNGEGKIVKI; this is encoded by the coding sequence ATGCTCATCCTGAAGCCGAAGTTCGAGTTTGAGGTTAGCGTCGAGGCAGAGCTTACGCCAGATCTTGCCGAGAAGGGCCTCGAGGAGATCAGGAGCTTTAAGGTCTGGTACGGGAAGCTCGAGAAGAGCCTCGAGGAGCTTTTCGAGATAGAGATGCAGGGAGACGAGAAGAAGCTCGTGCTCGACGGAGACTTCTCAAAGGTCAAGTGGATAGGTGCAGGAATGAGCGAGGGAGAGATAGTCGTGAAGGGCAACGTCGGAGCAAACTGCGGTGCGTACATGAAGGGCGGAAGGATCGTGATCGAGGGGAACGCTGACGACTGGCTCGGAGCTGAGATGAAGGATGGAGAGATAGTGGTGAAGGGGAACGCGAAGAACCTGATAGGCTGCGCGTACTACGGAGACGTCACGGGAATGCAGGGTGGAGGGATAACAATTGAAGGAAATGCGGGCAACTACATTGGAGAGAAGATGGCCGGAGGAGTGATAGAGATAAAGGGCTCCGCAGGAGACTTCATCGGTACAGAGATGAAGGGCGGAGAGATCGTGATCCACGGAGACTGCGGATTCGTTGGCGGAGATATGAAAGGAGGCATAATAAAGATAGGGGGCAACTTCGACCTTCTGCCGACCTTCAGAAAGGCCGAGGACGGCTGGGTTGGAGACGTTCTCGTCAACGGAGAGGGGAAGATAGTCAAAATCTGA
- a CDS encoding BtpA/SgcQ family protein, translating into MIIGVLHLKPLPGSPLYSSFDEVIEHAVRNAVRLEEGGVSAILVENFGDAPFLMEAGKETVACMTAVIKEVMREVSLPIGVNVLRNDAIAAAAIAKAVRADFIRVNQAIFPSLMPEGVSRPVAGELARFMRAIDLRAMVFVDVGVKHAVHLASLEDYAENIERSFADAVIVTGASTGSPPSLDDVRLFRELFSMPVLIGSGVNDRNILEFSKYADAFIVGSYFKKRGEVDVERVRRLCRLLA; encoded by the coding sequence ATGATAATCGGCGTTCTGCACCTCAAACCCCTTCCCGGAAGCCCGCTGTATTCGAGCTTTGACGAGGTTATCGAGCACGCAGTCAGGAATGCGGTCAGGCTTGAGGAGGGAGGAGTTTCCGCCATACTGGTCGAGAACTTTGGGGATGCGCCTTTTCTGATGGAGGCAGGCAAGGAGACGGTCGCGTGCATGACCGCCGTGATTAAGGAGGTAATGAGGGAAGTCTCGTTACCAATCGGCGTGAATGTTCTCAGAAACGACGCCATTGCCGCCGCAGCTATAGCCAAGGCCGTAAGGGCGGACTTCATCAGGGTGAATCAGGCCATATTCCCGTCCCTCATGCCAGAGGGCGTATCGAGGCCGGTTGCTGGAGAACTGGCGAGATTCATGCGGGCCATAGACCTCAGGGCCATGGTCTTCGTGGACGTGGGTGTTAAGCACGCTGTCCATCTGGCGAGCTTGGAGGACTATGCGGAGAACATTGAGCGAAGCTTCGCAGATGCCGTGATCGTGACAGGTGCATCGACCGGAAGCCCGCCGAGCCTTGACGACGTGAGGCTTTTCAGAGAGCTCTTTTCCATGCCTGTGCTCATTGGGAGCGGTGTTAACGACAGAAACATCCTCGAGTTCTCCAAATATGCCGACGCCTTCATAGTGGGCAGCTACTTCAAGAAGCGAGGGGAGGTGGATGTTGAGAGGGTCAGAAGGCTGTGCAGACTACTGGCCTAA
- the mch gene encoding methenyltetrahydromethanopterin cyclohydrolase produces the protein MVSINEMALDIVEDMLDFEEELRIESKKLENGATVIDCGVNVPGSYNAGIMYTEICMGGLASVDIVVDHVNDIPFAFITEYTDHPAIACLGSQKAGWAISVDKYFAMGSGPARALALKPKKTYEQIEYEDDADYAVIALEASKLPDEKVIEYIAKECDVEPSNVYAVVAPTASIVGSVQISGRIVETGIYKMAEIGYDPKKILYGAGKCPIAPILEDDLKAMGATNDSMMYYGSVYLTVTEYDEILKNVPSNTSRDYGKPFYEIFKAANYDFYKIDPHLFAPAQIVINDKSTGKTYVHGKLNAEVLLKSYQIVTE, from the coding sequence TTGGTAAGCATAAACGAGATGGCCTTGGACATTGTTGAGGACATGCTCGATTTTGAGGAGGAGCTGAGAATTGAGTCCAAGAAGCTTGAGAACGGAGCTACGGTAATTGACTGCGGTGTAAACGTTCCCGGAAGCTACAACGCGGGAATAATGTATACCGAGATCTGCATGGGTGGTCTCGCGAGCGTCGACATCGTCGTGGACCACGTCAACGACATTCCGTTCGCGTTCATAACCGAGTACACGGATCACCCGGCAATAGCCTGCCTCGGCAGCCAGAAGGCTGGGTGGGCAATAAGCGTGGACAAGTACTTCGCAATGGGCAGCGGGCCAGCGAGGGCACTCGCGCTGAAGCCCAAGAAGACGTACGAGCAGATCGAGTACGAGGACGATGCCGACTATGCTGTCATAGCCCTCGAGGCGAGCAAGCTGCCCGACGAGAAGGTGATCGAGTACATCGCCAAGGAGTGTGACGTTGAGCCGTCCAACGTTTACGCCGTCGTCGCTCCAACTGCCAGCATAGTTGGAAGCGTGCAGATCTCGGGCAGAATAGTCGAGACGGGCATTTACAAGATGGCCGAGATTGGCTACGACCCCAAGAAGATTCTGTATGGCGCGGGCAAGTGCCCCATCGCTCCGATCCTTGAGGACGACCTGAAGGCGATGGGTGCGACGAACGACAGCATGATGTACTACGGAAGCGTTTACCTCACGGTCACAGAGTACGACGAGATCCTGAAGAACGTGCCGAGCAACACCAGCAGGGACTACGGAAAGCCGTTCTACGAGATATTCAAGGCAGCCAACTACGACTTCTACAAGATAGACCCGCACCTCTTCGCTCCCGCCCAGATAGTCATAAACGACAAGTCGACCGGAAAGACCTACGTTCACGGAAAGCTGAACGCTGAGGTGTTGCTGAAGAGCTATCAGATTGTAACGGAGTGA
- a CDS encoding formylmethanofuran dehydrogenase subunit B → MAYAICTFCGNVCDDVEFDVNTQKGKKLCALGLAKFREKERIKSPMVDGKEVSYEEAIEKAVEILVSAKKPLLYGWASTVNEAIRYGVLLTEKVRGVYDQCASVCHAPGTLAVIEEGIPGGSLGAVKNRADMVIFWGSNPLEAHPRHPTRYSVMAKGFLIKNRKDRKVVVVDVRKTKSASMADKFIQIRPGYDYAIISALRALAKGEDIEADEVGGVPKEELAELAEEMKSAKYGVIFYGLGVTQSRGRDRNVENAVKLIQLLNRYTRWIIWPMRGHYNVVGAGEVPAWEVGYQYGIDFSRGYPRFSPAEFSAVEMLLRRDCDAMLVVSSDPAAHFPRKAVEHMKKIPVIQIDPFPNMTTLLSNVVIPSAVAGIEAEGNVYRMDGIVLRVKKLVDSQYWSDEKILHEMLKIVEEKLEG, encoded by the coding sequence ATGGCGTACGCAATCTGCACGTTTTGTGGAAACGTTTGCGATGACGTGGAGTTTGACGTGAACACGCAGAAGGGGAAGAAGCTCTGCGCCCTCGGGCTTGCTAAGTTCAGGGAGAAGGAGAGGATCAAGAGCCCGATGGTAGATGGAAAGGAAGTGAGCTACGAGGAGGCGATCGAAAAGGCCGTGGAAATTCTCGTTTCTGCGAAAAAGCCTCTGCTCTACGGGTGGGCCTCGACTGTGAACGAGGCGATAAGGTACGGGGTGCTGCTGACCGAGAAGGTCAGGGGCGTTTACGACCAGTGCGCGAGCGTCTGCCACGCTCCGGGAACGCTCGCGGTGATAGAGGAGGGAATCCCCGGCGGATCTCTCGGAGCCGTCAAGAACAGGGCGGACATGGTGATATTCTGGGGCAGCAACCCGCTTGAAGCTCACCCAAGACATCCGACGAGGTACAGCGTGATGGCCAAGGGATTCCTGATAAAGAACAGGAAGGACAGGAAAGTGGTTGTTGTTGATGTCAGGAAGACCAAGTCGGCGAGCATGGCGGACAAGTTCATCCAGATAAGGCCCGGCTACGACTACGCGATAATCTCAGCCCTTAGAGCGCTTGCCAAGGGAGAGGACATCGAGGCTGACGAGGTCGGAGGTGTTCCGAAGGAGGAGCTTGCGGAGCTTGCCGAGGAGATGAAGAGTGCGAAGTACGGAGTGATATTCTACGGTCTCGGAGTCACCCAGTCGAGGGGGAGGGACAGGAACGTTGAGAACGCTGTCAAGCTCATCCAGCTCCTGAACAGGTACACGAGGTGGATAATCTGGCCGATGAGAGGACACTACAACGTCGTCGGGGCAGGAGAGGTGCCGGCGTGGGAGGTTGGATACCAGTACGGGATCGACTTCAGCCGCGGGTATCCGAGGTTCTCCCCTGCAGAGTTCTCAGCGGTCGAGATGCTCCTCAGAAGGGACTGTGATGCGATGCTGGTGGTTTCAAGCGATCCCGCAGCCCACTTCCCGAGAAAGGCTGTTGAGCACATGAAGAAGATCCCCGTGATACAGATCGACCCGTTCCCCAACATGACAACCTTACTGTCCAACGTTGTGATTCCTTCGGCAGTTGCAGGCATAGAGGCCGAGGGCAACGTCTACAGGATGGACGGGATTGTGCTGAGAGTTAAGAAGCTTGTTGACTCGCAATACTGGAGCGACGAGAAGATCCTGCACGAGATGCTGAAAATTGTAGAAGAGAAGCTCGAAGGGTGA
- the tgt gene encoding tRNA guanosine(34) transglycosylase Tgt: protein MKFSITAEDGMARRGVLKVNGKRLDTPAFIPVATLASVRGLDGRDLKEMGVQAVIANTYHLHMKPGDELIREYGGIHRFMSFDGIVMSDSGGFQAFSLGFGKEHGVGKIANNIFLEGLREVEFRGERWAYVDDDGVTFRDPLYSRKVRLTPERSMEIQSNLGSDIIFAFDECTSPLSDYEYTKKAMERTHRWALRCLESYDRRQKIFGIVQGGEYKDLRVASARFISSLPFDGFGIGGSLGKSKRDMLNILEWVIPELDPERPRHLLGIGGIDDIFESVERGMDTFDCVTPTRWARRGVVFISPESGGSRRNKFRIHIKRSEFRLDHGPIDQSCDCFVCQTYSKAYLRHLFKANELTFFRLASYHNVPFMMRLMERIRESIESGAFQELKRKWLGQ from the coding sequence GTGAAATTCTCCATCACGGCCGAGGATGGCATGGCGAGAAGAGGAGTCCTGAAGGTAAACGGGAAGAGGCTCGATACTCCCGCTTTCATACCTGTGGCAACGCTGGCAAGTGTGAGGGGACTGGACGGAAGGGATCTTAAGGAGATGGGAGTTCAGGCCGTGATCGCCAACACCTACCACCTCCACATGAAGCCGGGAGACGAGCTGATAAGGGAGTACGGGGGAATACACAGGTTCATGAGCTTTGACGGAATAGTGATGAGCGATTCAGGAGGATTTCAGGCCTTCTCTCTCGGCTTCGGAAAGGAGCATGGCGTGGGAAAGATCGCCAACAACATATTCCTCGAGGGGCTCAGAGAGGTGGAGTTCAGGGGGGAGAGATGGGCCTACGTTGATGATGATGGCGTTACGTTCAGAGACCCGCTCTACAGCCGGAAGGTTCGGCTCACGCCGGAAAGGAGCATGGAGATTCAGTCAAACCTCGGAAGCGACATAATCTTCGCCTTCGACGAGTGTACCTCTCCGCTCTCAGACTATGAATACACGAAGAAGGCAATGGAGAGAACCCACAGGTGGGCGCTGAGGTGCCTGGAGAGCTACGACAGAAGGCAGAAGATCTTCGGAATAGTACAGGGCGGGGAGTACAAGGATCTCAGAGTGGCATCGGCCAGATTCATCTCCTCCCTGCCATTTGATGGCTTCGGGATAGGAGGATCGCTGGGGAAGAGCAAGAGGGACATGCTGAACATCCTCGAGTGGGTCATTCCCGAGCTCGACCCTGAAAGGCCGAGGCACCTCCTCGGAATAGGCGGGATAGACGACATATTCGAGTCGGTTGAGAGGGGAATGGACACATTCGACTGCGTGACTCCAACGAGGTGGGCGAGGAGAGGTGTTGTGTTCATATCCCCCGAGAGCGGTGGGAGCAGGAGAAACAAGTTCAGGATCCACATCAAGAGGAGCGAGTTCAGGCTGGATCACGGGCCGATAGACCAGAGCTGCGACTGCTTCGTCTGCCAGACGTACTCAAAGGCCTACCTGAGGCACCTATTCAAGGCCAACGAGCTGACGTTCTTCAGACTCGCATCCTACCACAACGTCCCCTTCATGATGCGGCTGATGGAGCGGATAAGAGAGAGCATTGAGAGCGGAGCCTTTCAGGAGCTGAAGAGGAAGTGGTTAGGCCAGTAG
- a CDS encoding formylmethanofuran dehydrogenase subunit A, producing the protein MLWIKNGIVIDPKNGIDGEKMDIFVKDGKIVEESEVNKNECQVIDANNKLVLAGGVDMHAHIAGSKINTGRTMRPEEMRIVRQTAGKLRASMGRVLLTSPAIGYEYAKIGYTTAVEAASPPIGSPHTHEELDAIPVVDKAALPVFGNWHPVFKFTAEKDREKLKAFIAWALERTKGFGVKVVNPGGVEAWMYGGNVRSLDDEVPNFGVTPREIITELVKANEELNLPHSVHLHCNNLGVPGNYQTTIETMKLVSGMKNDDRQVLHVTHVQFNAYAGSSWRDVASGAEEIAKVVNSMDNVTIDMGQPIFGHATAMTGDAPFQFTLHKLTGARWSNKDSEIEGGAGIVPIVYLPKNPVHALQWAIGLELGLLVDSDKVVLSTDYPNGGPYTEYPYIMAMLMSKRMREKELERVSPYVQKATSLAAIDVEKTLYEVVQMTRSLPARVLGLENKGHLGVGADADIAIYNINPAEVDPSAQYDVINAEFRRPVYTIKGGEVVVRDGAIVAETWGRTYWVDARKKVDMQAIDEDLNSFFEYYSVERRNYGVDDYWMRSPERLEVN; encoded by the coding sequence ATGCTCTGGATTAAGAACGGAATTGTTATCGATCCCAAGAACGGGATTGACGGAGAGAAGATGGACATCTTCGTCAAAGATGGAAAGATCGTTGAGGAGAGCGAGGTTAACAAGAACGAGTGTCAGGTAATTGACGCTAACAACAAGCTCGTTCTTGCCGGCGGAGTTGACATGCACGCTCACATAGCTGGAAGCAAGATCAACACTGGCAGAACCATGAGGCCCGAGGAGATGAGGATTGTCAGACAGACTGCAGGCAAGCTCAGGGCCTCGATGGGCAGGGTTCTGCTCACATCCCCAGCAATCGGTTATGAGTACGCGAAGATCGGTTACACGACAGCCGTTGAGGCTGCAAGCCCGCCGATAGGCAGCCCCCACACCCACGAGGAGCTTGACGCCATCCCGGTTGTTGACAAGGCGGCCCTTCCTGTCTTCGGGAACTGGCACCCGGTCTTCAAGTTCACCGCCGAGAAGGACAGGGAGAAGCTGAAGGCGTTCATAGCATGGGCCCTCGAGAGGACGAAGGGATTCGGAGTCAAGGTCGTGAACCCGGGTGGGGTTGAGGCCTGGATGTACGGCGGAAACGTGAGGAGCTTGGATGACGAGGTGCCCAACTTTGGCGTTACGCCGAGGGAGATCATCACCGAGCTTGTGAAGGCGAACGAGGAGCTGAACCTCCCCCACTCGGTCCACCTCCACTGCAACAACCTGGGAGTTCCGGGCAACTACCAGACGACCATAGAGACTATGAAACTCGTCTCCGGGATGAAGAACGACGACAGGCAGGTTCTTCACGTAACGCACGTCCAGTTCAACGCATATGCGGGAAGCTCGTGGAGGGATGTGGCGAGCGGAGCTGAAGAAATTGCTAAGGTCGTGAACTCGATGGACAACGTCACCATAGACATGGGACAGCCGATCTTCGGCCACGCAACGGCAATGACAGGAGACGCTCCGTTCCAGTTCACGCTTCACAAGCTCACGGGAGCGAGGTGGAGCAACAAGGACAGCGAGATTGAGGGTGGAGCTGGCATAGTGCCGATAGTTTACCTGCCAAAGAACCCTGTGCACGCTTTACAGTGGGCAATCGGCCTCGAGCTTGGCCTGCTCGTAGACAGCGACAAGGTCGTGCTCTCCACAGATTATCCAAACGGAGGGCCCTACACCGAATATCCCTACATAATGGCGATGCTGATGAGCAAGAGGATGAGGGAGAAGGAGCTTGAGAGGGTCAGCCCGTACGTGCAGAAGGCGACGAGCCTCGCAGCAATTGACGTGGAGAAGACATTGTACGAGGTCGTGCAGATGACCAGAAGTCTGCCCGCGAGAGTCCTCGGGCTCGAGAACAAGGGCCACCTCGGTGTTGGGGCTGATGCCGACATAGCGATCTACAACATCAACCCGGCAGAGGTTGACCCGTCTGCCCAGTACGATGTGATAAACGCGGAGTTCAGAAGGCCCGTTTACACAATCAAGGGCGGAGAGGTAGTTGTCAGAGACGGTGCGATTGTGGCAGAGACGTGGGGCAGGACATACTGGGTTGACGCAAGGAAGAAGGTGGACATGCAGGCAATAGACGAGGATCTGAACAGCTTCTTCGAGTATTACAGCGTAGAGAGGAGGAACTACGGTGTTGATGACTACTGGATGAGGAGTCCCGAGAGGCTGGAGGTGAACTGA
- a CDS encoding type 1 glutamine amidotransferase, producing MKILAIKNHRAEGLGYIEELFAQKGVEYEYVEAWNGERKEDGDAYIILGGPMGVYEAEKYPFLKWEMELIRREAERKPILGICLGAQLIAGAFGKRVYPFKKEIGWFYVNRVDDDPLFDGFPERIEVFQWHGDTFDLPDGARLIFTGDEVRNQGFRAGEAVGIQFHLEMTLELIEKWVKTTEGVPESIIDESADKIEEHNRLCEIMVDNFIREVEQKHNL from the coding sequence ATGAAAATTCTCGCGATAAAGAACCACAGGGCTGAGGGGCTCGGGTACATCGAGGAACTCTTCGCTCAGAAGGGCGTTGAGTACGAGTACGTTGAGGCGTGGAACGGTGAGAGAAAGGAGGATGGAGACGCGTACATTATCCTCGGCGGCCCAATGGGTGTTTACGAGGCGGAGAAGTATCCGTTTCTGAAGTGGGAGATGGAGCTCATCAGGAGGGAGGCCGAGAGAAAGCCGATTCTCGGAATATGCCTCGGGGCCCAGCTAATAGCAGGAGCTTTCGGGAAAAGGGTCTACCCGTTCAAGAAGGAGATCGGCTGGTTTTACGTAAACAGGGTCGATGATGACCCGCTTTTCGATGGATTTCCGGAGAGGATAGAGGTGTTCCAGTGGCACGGTGACACCTTCGACCTGCCGGACGGTGCCAGGCTGATATTCACCGGAGATGAGGTGAGAAATCAGGGGTTCAGGGCTGGAGAGGCGGTTGGCATTCAGTTCCACCTCGAGATGACCCTCGAGCTCATAGAGAAGTGGGTAAAGACCACTGAAGGCGTTCCGGAGAGCATAATCGACGAGAGCGCTGACAAGATAGAGGAGCACAACAGGCTGTGCGAGATCATGGTGGACAACTTCATAAGGGAGGTCGAACAAAAACACAACCTTTAA